The Embleya scabrispora genome contains the following window.
TGAATGACCACCCCGCCGATCTCCTCCACGGTGTCCGCGTCGCCGTGGACGAGATCGAGGAAGGTACGGCCGAAATCCTCGACCACGCGGGCAAGGCTTCGGCGGTGGTGGTTCGTCACGTGGGTGTCACCTCGGTGCGGCAAAACGATACGGTCCCCCGATGTCGTACCCGACGATCACCGTCCAGGGGAAGATCACCGGGGGGTCGAACCGCGCGGAACGCCGGGCGGGGCCCGGCACGAGCCGTGGGCCGCGGGCGAGCGTCGGTGGCGGCGACGGGCACGGGTCCACGAGCGTGGTCAGCGTCGCGTCGAGTCGCGCAGCCGGAGCTCCCACGGGTGTTCACGGACGGTGCCCGGTTGTTCGGCGCCGGCGAGCAGGTCGGACAGCAGGTCGGCACAGGCGCGGCCGTAGCCGGCCGGGTCCAGGTCCACGGCGGTCACCGGCGGTGTCGCGTTGCGCATGGCGGCGCCGTCCACGCAGGAGGCGACCGGCAGGTCCGTGCCGACGCGGCGCCCCGCGCGCTTGGCCGACCGCAACACGCCGGGGGCCGCGCCGTCGGGCGCGCACACGATCGCGTCGACCTCCGGGTCGCCCGCGAGCAGCGCCGCCGCGGCCTCCTCGGCCTCGGCGGGCGAGCAGACGAACGGCACCAGCCGGACCGGTACGTCCATGTCGCGCGCGCGGGCCCACTCCGCCGCGGTGTCGCGCAGCGCGACCGCCCACGCGGACGTCCCGTCCGGAGCCAGCAGGGCCGGGCGGCGGGCGCCCCGCTCGCGGACGTGGTCCAAAAGCGCGTTCAGCGATCCGGCCGTGTCGCAGACCACGACCCCGTGCGGAGCGGCGGCCGGTCCGGGGTAGCGCTCACCGGTCACGACCGGAACTCCCGCGTCCAGGAGCGCGGGCAGCGCGGCGTCCTCGGCGTCGGGGTCGACGATCACCAGGCCGTCGACCCGGGCGGCCAGGCCGTCGGCCGATCCCCCCGGGGCCAGCAACATCACGTCGAGCCCGGCCTCCTGGGCACGTTCGACCGCGCCGAAGGCCAGCGACATGTAGTAGTCCAGCCGGGTGGCGGTCCGGGGCAGGCGCAGCCCGATGCTCCCGGTGCTCGACCGGCGCAGGCTGCGGGCCGCGCTGTTGGGCCGGTAGCCGAGTTCGCGGGCCACTCGGCGGACCCGCTCCCGGGTCGCCTCAGCCACCCGGCCGGTGCCTTGGAGGGCGTCGGACACGGTGCTCTTGGACAGCCCGGACACGCGGGCGACGTCGAGCAGGGTTGCGGGGCGGCCGGTCACATCGAGGGAGTGTAGCGGGTTTCGCACTGCTTGCCGGAACGTTCCGGCTTCGTTACGCCGCAGCCGACGGCCTGCCCGCGGCCACACCCGGTCGAGCGGGATGCGCCCGCAGGCCGGCCGCTCCGGGTCCGTGACGCGGCCGGAACGCACCAGTTGCCCGATGGCGCCGGTGACGTCCCGGACGTTGACGTTCATCCCGCCCGGCACGCGGCCCCCGGCCGTCCGGAAGGCGCTGGACTTCCCCGTGTCGTTCGTGGACGAAAGCCGTCGCCCGCTCACGATTTCCTCACGGTCGGGGGCGCACGATGGGCCCGTTCCGCGCACCCGTACCCCGCCCGCCGATCCTTCCGGAGTCCCGACCATGCGCCCACCGGCCCGCCGTCGCCGCACCCTCCTCTCGCTCGCCGGAGTGGTGACGGCCACCCTGCTGACGGCGTGCGCGGCGGAGGGCATCGAGATCGCTCCGGTGCCGGCGCCGAATCCGCCACAGCCCGCGTCGATCGCCCCGCCCGCTCCCGGCGTGGTGCGCCCCGAGCCGCACGCCCGGTTCGACTACCAACTCGGCGGCGCGTACGTCCCGCCGCCCGGCGTACGCGTGGTGTCCCGCGACCGTACCGCCCGTCCCGAACCGGGCCGATACAACATCTGCTACGTCAACGCCTTCCAGGTCCAACCCGACGCCCTCGACCGGTGGCAGCGCGAACACCCGGACCTGCTGCTGCGCGACGGCGGCACCATCGTGATGGACACGGAGTGGAACGAGGCCCTGCTCGACATCTCCACCGACGCCAAACGCACCGCCCTCGCCGCGATCGTCGGCGACTGGATCGACGAGTGCGCCCGGTCGGGGTTCCAGGCCGTCGAGCCCGACAACTTCGAGTCCTACACCCGCTCCCACCGACTCCTCACCCCGGCCGACGACATCGCCTTCGCCCGCCTGCTCGCCGTCCGGGCGCACGCCGCCCACCTGGCCATCGCCCAGAAGAACGGCGCCGAACTGCTCGACCGCAGCACCGATATCGGCTTCGACTTCGCGGTGGCCGAGGAGTGCGGCCGGTACGACGAATGCGGCGCGTACGCCTCGGCCTACGCGAACCGCGTCTTCGTCGTCGAATACGCCAAACCCCGCTTCACCGCGACCTGCCGGGTCTGGGGCGAGACGTTGTCGGTGGTCCTGCGCGACCGGAACGTGACGCCGGCGGGCAACCGGGAGTATCGCTACGAAACCTGCTGAGCGTCGGCGGCTTCCCCCACCCGGATCAACCCTCGCCGATCCTTGCACCCGTGCCCGAGCAAGCCGCTACGGTTCCGGTCAAAGCGCACCCATCCAGACCGGAGAGCACGTGAGCAACGACGAACCCCTGGAAGACTGGGCGGCCCGACGCGAGCAGCGACTGCGTCCCGTCGGCGAACGCAAGGCCGTACACCTCACCGGCCCGCCCCGCGCATCCCACGTCGACCGTGAGGCACCGCGCGTCGTCCTGGAGTGGGACGGCTACCAGTGGGTCACCCTGGCCGTCGCCGCGAACTACCTCGAAGCGGCACGACTGTTGTACCCGTCGTCGCGGGAGGAAGTCGGCAAGGACGGTGCGGCGGCCGCCCACCGCACGCAGCCGGGCCCGTATCTGAACGAGGGCACCGGCCGCCACCGCCGGACCACGTAGCACGCTTGCGACAACTCGGCGGCACCACTGGCGAGTTCGGCCGCCGATTCGCCGCCTCCGTCATCGCCCGGGCAGTCGCGACAGGCCCGTGACGGCGGAGACCAGGGAGTACAGGGCGTTGTTGGCGGCGATGAACATGCGGTTGCGCTTGGCGCCGCCGAAGGTGATGTTGGCGACGGGTTCGGGGGTGCGGATGCGGCCGATGAGGGTTCCGTCGGGGGCGTAGCAGTGCACCCCGTCGGCCATCGCCGCCACCCACAGCCGACCCGCGTCGTCGAAGCGGATGTTGTCGAACCGCCCGTCGCCGGCCCGGCATTCGACGAACACCTCGCCCTCCGAGAGGGTCCCGTCGGCGCGGACGTCGAACACGCGCACATGGTTGGCACGGGTGTCGGAGACGTACAGCCGACGCTCGTCGGCGGAGAACACCAGGCCATTGGGCCCGGCGAACCCGTCGGCGACCAGCCGCACATCCGCCGTGACCGGGTCGATCCGGTACACGTTCGGCGCGCCGATCTCGCTCTCGGCGCGGTGACCCTCGTAGTCGGTGGTGATGCCGAAGTCGGGGTCGGAGAAGTAGATCGATCCGTCCGAGTGCACGACGGCGTCGTTGGGGCTGTTCAGCCGCTTGCCCCCGAAACGATCGGCCAACACGGTGACGGAGCCGTCGTGTTCGGTGCGGGTGACCCGGCGATTGCCCTGTTCGCACGTGATCAGTCGACCCTGCGCGTCGAGGGTGTTGCCGTTGGGATGCCCGGCCGGCGAACGGAAGACGCCGACCACCCCGGTGGTCTCGTCCCAGCGCATCATGCGGTCGTTGGGGATGTCGCTCCAGATCAGGAAGCGCCCGGCCGGGAAGTACAGCGGCCCCTCCGACCAACGACCACCGTCGTACAGCGTCTCCAGTCGGTCGTCGCCGTAGATGCACCGTTCGGTGCGGAAACGTTCGTCGATCACGTCGTAGATCGGAGTTCGTGCGTCGGACATCGTCTCGCAACTCCTCATCATCACGGAACACCATCTCGTGCTCCGCAATGATTACAGAATATGATTCCGTTACGTCAACACCGGGCCGAACGCACCGCACCTCCCTCCCGACGCCGCCGGCCTCGCCCGCTAACATCGAGCCCCCGCGATCGGCACCATCCCCACGGAGGACCCATGGACGACGTCGACCGGGACCTGCTCGCACTGCTCCAAACCGACGCGACGCGCACCTACGCCGACCTCGGCCGGGAGATCGGCCTGTCCGCCGGCGCCGCCCACGAGCGGGTCCGCAAGCTGCGGGCCGCCGGCGTCATCCGCCGCACCACCGTCGACGTCGACCCCGCCGCCGTGGACCTCGACGTGCTCGCCTTCGTCACCGTCGACTCGGTGGCCTGGATCGGCGACTCCGGACCGGCCTTCGCCGCGATCACCGAGATCCAGGAGGCGCACATCGTCGCCGGCACGGCCTCCGTTCTCCTCAAGGTCCGCACCACGTCGACCGGCGCCCTCCAGGATGTGCTGCGCCGCATCCACGCCATCGCCGGAGTGAGCAGCACCCAGGCCACGATCGCCCTGGACACCCTCTTCGAACGCCCCGTCCCCACCGGCGGCGGCACACCGGCACGAGACGGGGCCGAGCCCGACCGACGTTGACCCGGTCCGGGCCACACGCCCGTCGGGCCGCACGTCTGCCCCGCCGCGCCCTACGAACCGCCGGACGTCGCCCCGACCGCCTCGCCGGCAGAGCGTGACGTACGCCTGCCGCGCCACCACGCGTCCGGATCCCACCTCGGCCGCCCGCGCGCGAAGCGCAGGCAGCACAGTCCGATCAACGCCGCGCACAGATGCCCGGTCGCGGTGACGTCCCGGTGCGAGAGCAACGGCAGACCCACATACAGGGCCAGGCCCACCGCGTAGGCCCACCGCCAACGGCCGGAAATGCCGTGGAACAGCAGCCCGGCGACCGCCATGTAGCCGTAACTGGGTCCGACATCCACCTGGAGGCGCGCGCTCTCCGCCAGCGTGCCCTCGTGGATCCGGACCAGGACCAGCGCCTGGCTGATGCACGTGGCGCCCACGTGACCGAGCGCGGCGACGGTGAGCATGCGCCGAGTACCCACCCACCGTTCGGCAACGGCGCACAGCGCGGTCAGTATCACCACGAATCTGATCACGTGCCAGCCCTCGGCCCACACCGCGCTGGCCACCATCACCCGCAGCGGCCTGGTGTCGAGATTGTGCAGATTCGTACTCTGCCGACGCAGAAAGGCCACCCGCTCGTCGGCGGTCAGCCGGACATACATGTCGAGCGTCGTGACGTGAATGATCAACAGCCAGAGGTACGTGGCCGGTGCCGACACGACCCAGGCGCGTACCGCGCCGACGGTACGCCGCGCCGACTCCAGGGTGAGCGCGAGCAAATGGTTCCCCCATCGGGAGGCGGACGTCCGTACCGATCCAACCGTGCGGATCCCCGACCGAACCCCCGGCCCCGACGCGCACAAACGCACACGGCCGCACGGCTCGGGGCCGCACGACGCGTACAGATAACAGGGTATGCCGGCGGCCTCCGCGCCCCCGGTCGTCGCACCGACCACCGGGTCGGCGACGACCTCGGCGCCGCCCGGCGGAAAACCGGCGTCGTGGCGAATGCGTGTCGCTATCGTTACTCACCGTTCGCACCCGTTCGGGGTGCGCCACGGAAGGGCCCACGGTGTTCACGAGCGTCCTGATGGTCGAGCAGCCGCTGTCCGCGGCGGACGTCGACTTCGTCACCTCCCTCCACGACGACACGATGTCCTTCGTCGTGTTGCTACAGCCGCGCGGCGGCGATGAACGCCTGCTGCGCGCCATCGATGATGTCGCCCTGGGCGAACTCCGGCAGGCGGCCCACGAATCCGACGAGCCCGAGGGCGAGGAGGCCCGCCGGCCCGCCGCCCTCGCCCTGGAGCACTCGCTCCGCGGCCTGCGGAACGCGGGAAGCGAGGCCGTCGGACAAGTGGTCGAGGGCCATCCGCTGGATCTGCTCCGGTCCGTGGTCGAGCGGACGCAGGCCGACGAGGTGATCGTCCTGACGGCCCCGCACCTGGTCGAGGAGTTCTTCCACCGGGACTGGGCGAGCCGTGCCCGGCACAAGGTGGGTGTCCCGGTGCTGAAGCTGTACGCCCACAGCGACGAGGAGTGACGCGGGTCGCCGCGCGTCACCCGGGTCGGCGCGGGTCGGCGGCCGCCAGGGGTGCGGCCACGCCCTCGGCAGTGGGCTCCGGTGGCGGCGTCACATAGACGGGAGTGGGATCCGCCTCCGGGGTGGCGGGGGTCGCGGGCGTCGGGGTGGGGGCGGGGAGTTGGCCTGCGACGATGGCGGCCAGGGCGAGGGCGAAGCCGGCGAGCTGGATCGGACCCAGCGTCTGGTCGAGGACGACGGCTCCCAGCGTGGCGGCGACCAGCGGGGAGAGCAGGCCGAGGACCGCGACGGAGGTGACGGGCAGCAGTCCGATGCCCTGGAACCACAGGACGTAGGTGATCAGGCCGCCGACCACGCCCAGCCAGAGGTAGCCGGCGGCGGCGTTCGCGTCGATCGCCGGCGGCGCTCCCTCGGCCAGGAAGGTGACCGGTACCAGGAACAGGCCCCCGGCGGTCATCTGCCACCCGGCGAAGGCCAGCGGGCCGACCCCGTCCGGGCGTCCCCAGCGTTTGGTGAGCGTCAGGCCGGACGCCATCATGGCCGCGCTCCCGAGGCCCGCCGCGATGCCGACGGTGTCGAGCGCCGCGTTCGGCCCGATCACCACCAGACCGACGCCGACGGCACCCGTCACGCCCCAGAACAACCGCCGCAAGGACAGGCGTTCGTGCAGCACGCCGACGGCCAGGACGGCGACGATCAGCGGTTGCGCCGCGGACAGCGTGGCGGCGACGCCACCGGGCAGGCGTTCGGCCGCGATGAACAGCAGTGGCAGGAACAGTCCGATGTTCAGGACGCCGAGCGCCGCGGCCTTGGCCCACCAGGCGCCGCGCGGCAGCGTCCGGGTAAGCGCCAGCGCGATCAGGCCGGCGGGCAGCGCGCGCATCAGGCCCGCGAAGAGCGGGTGTCCGGACGGAAGCAGTTCGGTGGTGACGATGTAGGTCGTGCCCCACACCAGGGGTGCCAGGGCGGTCAGGGCGGTGCGCGGCAGGCTCCCGTGGCGGGCGCCGCCCGCGCCGCCGGACGGCCCTCGGCCGGCTCGGCTTGTCATGGCTCGAAGTCTGACCCGGGATCGATCGATGAGTCCAAGACATGTTTGTCACCGCATCGATCTCGATTCAAGATGGATGCATGGAGCTCCAACAGATGCGCTACGTCGTCGCCGTGGCCGAGACCAACAGCTTCACCCGCGCGGCGGAACGCTGCCTGGTCGTGCAGTCGGCCCTCAGCCACCAGATCGCCCGGCTCGAACGCGAACTCGGCGCGCGACTGTTCGCCCGAACCAGTCGGCGTGTGCAACTCACCGCCGCGGGCGAGGCGTTCCTGCCCGCCGCTCGGCAGTGCCTGGACGCGGCCGAACGGGCCGCGGCCGAGGTCGCCGCCGCCGTCGGCGAAGTACGCGGACGCCTCGCCGTCGGCCTGATCCCCACCGTCTCCGCCGCCGACATCCCGGACGCGCTCGGCGACTTCCGCCGGCGCTACCCGCAGGTACGGATCAGCCTGCGGGTCGGTGCCAGCGACGACCTGCTCGATCAGGTCCGGGACGGGACACTCGACGTCGCCTTCCTCGGCCTGCCCACCACCGCCCACCCCCAGGGCGTGGCCGCCCACGAACTCGGCCGGGACCACCTCGTGGCCATGGTCTCCCCCGACCACCCGCTCGCCGGCGCGTCGACCGTCGACCTGCACCGGCTCTCCGCCGAGGTCTTCGTGGACCTCCCGGCCGGGACCGCCGGACGCATCCAGTCCGACCAGGCCTTCGCGGCGGCCGGGCTCACCCGCGACGTCGCCTTCGAGATCACCACCACCGACTTCATCCCCCGCCTGGTCGGCCGCGGCCTGTGCGTGGCGATGTTGCCGGCCGCCTACGCGCCGCGCTTCGCCGGTGTCGTCACACTGGAGATCGTCGACGCGCCGGCGCGGGTCGAGTACGTCGTCTGGAGTCGCTTCGCCCGCACCCCGGCGGCAAGCGCGTTCCTCGGCGTGCTCGGTATCCCCGGCGAGCCGACGACGCGTGAGCCGACGGCCGGAAAACCCGGGCGCACCCCGCCGATCCCGGGCGCAGCGTCCGGGGCGGCCGGTAGCGTATCGGCAGCCACGACCACCCCGGGAGATCGCTCGTGATTCTCGAGATTCGTACGTACCGCCTGAAGCCGGGCACCACCGACGACTTCGTCCGCGTGATGCGGGAGGAGGCGGTGCCGATGCTGGAGAAGGCCGGCATCCGCGTCGTCGCCTGCGGATCCTCGCTCGTCGCCGAGGAGGGCCACGAAGAGGCCTACCTGATCCGCGCGTTCGCCTCACTCGACGAACACCGCGAACAGGAGGATGCCTTCTACGCAAGCGACACCTGGCGCCAAGGCCCCCGCGAGGGCGTCGTATCACGCATCGAGAGCTACCACTCGATCGTCATCGAAACCCCCGAAGAGGCCGCCACGATCCTCCACCGGGCCTGACCCAGACCCCCGTACACCCGAACAGATCCCGGCCCTCGGCGAACCACAACGCCCGCACGGCACTCCGCGACCCACCAAGGCCCGCACACCCCTGCACTCACAACCCGCACCCGCACACCACCTTGCGTATCACCGGGCCCCGCGCACGCCTTCAGAAACCACAACACCCGCCCGGCACTCCGCTTTCACCGAGGCCCGTACGCCCCTGCGCAAACCACCGGGCCCCGGACACCACCTTGCGTATCACCGGGCTTTCGCACGCCCCTACACGAACCACAGCACCCACACGGCACTGCCGCGTTTCGCCGAGGTCCCCGCGGCCCTGGCCGTACCCACCAAGCCCCGCGAGCCACTTCGCGTATCACCGCACCTCGTACGGCGCTTCGCGAACCGCCGTATCCGCAGGGCACTTCGCAACCCACCAAGGCCCGCACGCCCCCGCGCGCACAACCCACCCCCGCACACCATCTTGCGTATCACCGGGGCTCGCGCGCCCCTACACGAACCACAGCGCCCGCACGGCACTGCCGCGTTTCGCCGAGGTCCGCGCGGCTCCGGGCGTACCTACCCCGCCCCGCAAGCCACTTCGCGTATCACCGCGCCTCGTAGGGCGCTTCGCGAA
Protein-coding sequences here:
- a CDS encoding SMP-30/gluconolactonase/LRE family protein, which codes for MSDARTPIYDVIDERFRTERCIYGDDRLETLYDGGRWSEGPLYFPAGRFLIWSDIPNDRMMRWDETTGVVGVFRSPAGHPNGNTLDAQGRLITCEQGNRRVTRTEHDGSVTVLADRFGGKRLNSPNDAVVHSDGSIYFSDPDFGITTDYEGHRAESEIGAPNVYRIDPVTADVRLVADGFAGPNGLVFSADERRLYVSDTRANHVRVFDVRADGTLSEGEVFVECRAGDGRFDNIRFDDAGRLWVAAMADGVHCYAPDGTLIGRIRTPEPVANITFGGAKRNRMFIAANNALYSLVSAVTGLSRLPGR
- a CDS encoding endo alpha-1,4 polygalactosaminidase; the encoded protein is MRPPARRRRTLLSLAGVVTATLLTACAAEGIEIAPVPAPNPPQPASIAPPAPGVVRPEPHARFDYQLGGAYVPPPGVRVVSRDRTARPEPGRYNICYVNAFQVQPDALDRWQREHPDLLLRDGGTIVMDTEWNEALLDISTDAKRTALAAIVGDWIDECARSGFQAVEPDNFESYTRSHRLLTPADDIAFARLLAVRAHAAHLAIAQKNGAELLDRSTDIGFDFAVAEECGRYDECGAYASAYANRVFVVEYAKPRFTATCRVWGETLSVVLRDRNVTPAGNREYRYETC
- a CDS encoding LacI family DNA-binding transcriptional regulator, which translates into the protein MTGRPATLLDVARVSGLSKSTVSDALQGTGRVAEATRERVRRVARELGYRPNSAARSLRRSSTGSIGLRLPRTATRLDYYMSLAFGAVERAQEAGLDVMLLAPGGSADGLAARVDGLVIVDPDAEDAALPALLDAGVPVVTGERYPGPAAAPHGVVVCDTAGSLNALLDHVRERGARRPALLAPDGTSAWAVALRDTAAEWARARDMDVPVRLVPFVCSPAEAEEAAAALLAGDPEVDAIVCAPDGAAPGVLRSAKRAGRRVGTDLPVASCVDGAAMRNATPPVTAVDLDPAGYGRACADLLSDLLAGAEQPGTVREHPWELRLRDSTRR
- a CDS encoding rhomboid-like protein, encoding MLALTLESARRTVGAVRAWVVSAPATYLWLLIIHVTTLDMYVRLTADERVAFLRRQSTNLHNLDTRPLRVMVASAVWAEGWHVIRFVVILTALCAVAERWVGTRRMLTVAALGHVGATCISQALVLVRIHEGTLAESARLQVDVGPSYGYMAVAGLLFHGISGRWRWAYAVGLALYVGLPLLSHRDVTATGHLCAALIGLCCLRFARGRPRWDPDAWWRGRRTSRSAGEAVGATSGGS
- a CDS encoding LysR family transcriptional regulator; amino-acid sequence: MELQQMRYVVAVAETNSFTRAAERCLVVQSALSHQIARLERELGARLFARTSRRVQLTAAGEAFLPAARQCLDAAERAAAEVAAAVGEVRGRLAVGLIPTVSAADIPDALGDFRRRYPQVRISLRVGASDDLLDQVRDGTLDVAFLGLPTTAHPQGVAAHELGRDHLVAMVSPDHPLAGASTVDLHRLSAEVFVDLPAGTAGRIQSDQAFAAAGLTRDVAFEITTTDFIPRLVGRGLCVAMLPAAYAPRFAGVVTLEIVDAPARVEYVVWSRFARTPAASAFLGVLGIPGEPTTREPTAGKPGRTPPIPGAASGAAGSVSAATTTPGDRS
- a CDS encoding DUF6087 family protein, whose translation is MSNDEPLEDWAARREQRLRPVGERKAVHLTGPPRASHVDREAPRVVLEWDGYQWVTLAVAANYLEAARLLYPSSREEVGKDGAAAAHRTQPGPYLNEGTGRHRRTT
- a CDS encoding EamA family transporter, which produces MTSRAGRGPSGGAGGARHGSLPRTALTALAPLVWGTTYIVTTELLPSGHPLFAGLMRALPAGLIALALTRTLPRGAWWAKAAALGVLNIGLFLPLLFIAAERLPGGVAATLSAAQPLIVAVLAVGVLHERLSLRRLFWGVTGAVGVGLVVIGPNAALDTVGIAAGLGSAAMMASGLTLTKRWGRPDGVGPLAFAGWQMTAGGLFLVPVTFLAEGAPPAIDANAAAGYLWLGVVGGLITYVLWFQGIGLLPVTSVAVLGLLSPLVAATLGAVVLDQTLGPIQLAGFALALAAIVAGQLPAPTPTPATPATPEADPTPVYVTPPPEPTAEGVAAPLAAADPRRPG
- a CDS encoding Lrp/AsnC family transcriptional regulator; protein product: MDDVDRDLLALLQTDATRTYADLGREIGLSAGAAHERVRKLRAAGVIRRTTVDVDPAAVDLDVLAFVTVDSVAWIGDSGPAFAAITEIQEAHIVAGTASVLLKVRTTSTGALQDVLRRIHAIAGVSSTQATIALDTLFERPVPTGGGTPARDGAEPDRR
- a CDS encoding indole-3-glycerol phosphate synthase: MFTSVLMVEQPLSAADVDFVTSLHDDTMSFVVLLQPRGGDERLLRAIDDVALGELRQAAHESDEPEGEEARRPAALALEHSLRGLRNAGSEAVGQVVEGHPLDLLRSVVERTQADEVIVLTAPHLVEEFFHRDWASRARHKVGVPVLKLYAHSDEE
- a CDS encoding NIPSNAP family protein, whose product is MILEIRTYRLKPGTTDDFVRVMREEAVPMLEKAGIRVVACGSSLVAEEGHEEAYLIRAFASLDEHREQEDAFYASDTWRQGPREGVVSRIESYHSIVIETPEEAATILHRA